Part of the Moraxella ovis genome is shown below.
TTTCAAAACCTGCTTGTTTGGACTCAAGCCCATCCATCAAGGGTGAGTCTTTGCTAAGCTTAGCATGCTTAAAAAAATGCGCGGTGGCAAGGTGCGCATCAGGCATGAGCAAAAGATAAGCCCGTGATGGCAGGGTGATGGACGATAATATCTCGCCAATGCCTGTGGCGATGGCATCCGAGCGATGTGCATGCGCAAAAATAAAAAATGGCACGTCTGCGCCCAGGCTGGCACCGACATCAATCAGTTCTTTGGTGGATAGGCCCAGCTGCCAAAGTTCATTTAAAGCGATGAGTGTGGCGGCGCAGTTCGATGAGCCACCGCCAAGACCTGCGCCTGTGGGGATGTGTTTGTCTAGGGTGATTGTTATGGGTGTTGTGCGCTCAGGATGTATCTTGGCGAGAGCATGAGCTGCCTTAACGATGAGGTTGTCATCAAGACTTGAGGTTAGGTAATCAGCGCCTAAGAGCGTAACCAGCTGATCGCCATCTGTGGGTTCAATCTCAAGATAATCGCCAAAATCAAGCGCGCGAAACACACTTTGTAAGTCATGATAACCATCTGTGCGCACGCCTGTGATGTGCAAGAATAGATTGATTTTAGCAGGTGAAAAAATACGCATCATTGCATATGAGCCATCGTCATCACCACGCGATGACCATCGGTGTGAGTGATGCGTAGGCGGTTTGGTATGCTGCCTTTATATTCAAAATTCGCTGTCCAGTCGCCATTGGTCGCGCTAAGCAGACGTCCTGCACCATCGCGGCTGTGATCGCTGTCGCTAGGAGCAGCGCGCCCAACGATCCAATAAGGCAGCTGACTGATCGGCGCTTGCCAACCTGTGGTGCGCAGAAGCAGCTCTTCTGGGGTTGATGCACTGATCTCGCCTGTGCGTTCACTGGTCAGCGTGGCAGTTCTGCCATCAAAACTGATCGATGTAGCACCAATACCAAGCGCGCCTGTCAGGTCGATGGCGAAACGTCCAGCATCCTGCGTCCAAGCATAAAATGCGGTGCCGGATTGATTACCTTCAGCAGATACGCTGGTGATGCCAATCTTGCCACCAATGCTAAATTTAATCGGTGCATTGATGGTCTGAGTCGGTGTAGGTTGTGTCTTTGGCAGTGTTTGACAGCCGGCTAATGCAGCAACTGCAGCGGCGGCAAGAAGAATTTTGGTATTCATGGCAATCCTTGTGGGGTTAATAGCTTTGAGTGTCGGTGCTGGTTGGCGCTTCACTGTCTTGATTCAAATTATACTTGTTCTGAAGCTCTGTGAGTAGTCGCTGTACTGTGTCATCATCACCTAAGCCTTGATAAGCGCGAAGCAGTAAGATGCCCGCATCTAAGTCAAGTGAGACGTCATAGGGTGCCTGTAGTAAGTTGATGATGGTTTTGTAATCACCTTTGACAAGTGCGTTCTCGCTCAGTACGATCAACGCCTCTAGCTGTAGATCCTTATCATACAGTGGGTCATCAGCGCGAATAGTACTGATGCTCTGCGCGGTGGCCAGCGCCTGCTCATCATTAGGGTTCTGTATGAGTGCTAACTTTGCTGAGGCGAGCTGATAATTTGGGTTATGCTTATCTAGGCTTAGCAGATGATTGATGATGAGACGTTTCTCGGTATCATCCAGATCATCTTCTAACAGCCGATAACTGGTAAACAGCAGCCTGTCATTGTCAGGGTATTGACGATTGGCGGTCATAAGTATGTCTCTGGCAGACTGAATATCGCCTTGGCGCAGGTGAATTTCGGCTTGCAGAATATAACTGTCGGCAGCATAGATTTCGTATTCGTCGCGCAGGCGCACTAAGGTGGACATCGCGGCTGAGACATTATTATCAAGCAGGTAGAATCCTACGACCTTGGTGCGTGCGTCCAGCACAAAATCGTCATTTTTTACACGTTCATAATGGTATCTGGCGCGCGCCAAATCGCCCAATCTCTCATTAGCAATACCTAGATAATAATGCGCCTGACTGGCAAAGTCAGTATTTTTGGTGAGCGGGGTTAATAATTCTACCGCCTTTTGATATTCGCCAATATCAATCCCGACCAAGCCTGACAATAGTATCACGTCGGGGTCTTGGGTGTTTTTGTGCGCAGTCAATAGAAGTTGCCATGCGTCTTTTAGGTTGCCCATATTGATGAAATGGCGAATTTCATAGAGATATAAGGAAGTCTCTTTGGGCAGTAGGCGGCGCTTGGCGTGTAAGAATTTCCACAGATCATCCGTGCGATTCGCGGCGCTTAGAATGTCTAGCTTTAGGTTGATGAATGCAAGATTCTTGGGTTCGGCTTTTAGTGCATCGTTGATGTACAGTAGTGATGCATCATATTCATCTAAGCGCATGAGCAGGCCTGCGCGCAGTACCGCAACCGATGCATTGATGCTGTCGATGTTCTGTAGTGCGTAGAATAATTCGCGCTGATCGACAGGGTTGTTCGGGAAAATACTGCCAAAAATCAGTGACAGATCCGCTTTGGAATCATATTCCAATATCATCGCGAGCATCTGCACCGCTTGATTGTAGTCGCGCGCTTTTAATGCCAGATGTGTGACGTAGAACCATGCAGGGGTGTGATCTGGGTTTTTGGCTTGCCATGCGGCAGCAAAAGCAAGTGACTCAGCAGGCGTGTCGTATTCGATAGATAGGCTAAGCGCACGCTCAAAGACAGCCGTCGCATTCTCCTTAAAAGACTCTGCCTTATAGATGGCAAGTGCCGTCTCGACATCACCACGATCAGCTGAGAATTCAGCGGATAACAGCGCATATAAATCAGGCGCGCCAAGCATCAGCTCGCTGTTGTCAGCCAGTAGCGTGTCATCAAATAGAACGCTGGGCAGATCGGCAGCATTTGGCTCGTAATACTCATCATTGCCATCGTCAGCAAGCTGTACTGGCTCGTCATCTTCGGCGATATCAGAGTGAGTGTCTTGGGTGGTTGGGTGTTTATTGTCTTCGTCGCTTTTATAGAAAGGGAGTATTATCTTTAATAATGGGTCAAATACGCCTGCCTGTGCAGAATGCATGTGCGACATCAATAGGGTAAAGCACAGAAATAACGCCAGTCGTTTTTTGTTGGTTTTTTTGATGTGCATGACACCTAAAGAGGACGCAGGGCGACTCTTTTTGATGAGGTGTTTGCAAGTCCAAAATAAAAGGTTCATAAACAGCGTTTTTCACCCGGATGGGCAACAAAAATAATGAATAACTGACTTATTATAAAAGGATTTTTAATAAGTTCAAGCCCTTAGGTGTTATTGCGTTGTTTTTTCGCTAAGTGGATGCTTTTGTTGGTAATCTTGTCACAAATTACCCAAAAGCTGTTATAATAGACAATTTATGATTAATTTTTGATGTTTTAAATCAATAACATTCATCAAAAATCCAGCTTTTTTTAGAGTTGTAATGAAATTAGCCGTCGTCGGAGTCAATCACAAAACCGCGCCCGTCGAGCTTCGTGAGAAGTTATCGTTCGGGCAGGATTTGTCGTGCGCCATTGATGAGTTAAAGGCGATTACGGACGGCTCTGTCATCGTCTCAACCTGTAACCGCAGTGAGATCTATGTCAAGCTGCCAGATGATGCTGTGTATGATGACGAGCTTGAGATTAGTGATGCAGCCCAGAGAGTTCGAGCTTGGCTTGCACAGTTTAAGGGTCTGAATCTTGACGACATTGCACCATTTCTATACATCTATGAAGACAATCGTGCGCTGAATCACTGGTTGCGTGTCGCGGCTGGGCTAGATTCGATGATTCTGGGCGAACCACAGATTCTAGGGCAGATTCGCCAAGCAGCCGCTCAGTCGCGAGAATCTGGCGGCATGGGGCGCGGGTTTGATTGGCTGACTCAGCAGGTATTTGCTGCAGCGCGTGCGGTGCGCCGAGATACCAAAGTGGGTGCGCAGGCGGTGACGCTTGGCTTTGCCACTGCCAAGCTGGTTACGCAGATTTTTGATGAGCCAAGCCGCTTAACCTTTATGTTGGTGGCGGCAGGCGAGATGAATCGATTAGTTGCGCATAATGTCGCTGCGCTTGGCATGGGGCGCATCATCATCGCCAACCGCAGTAAAGAGCGTGCCGAGAACTTAGCAGCAGAGCTGCATGAGATGTCAAAAGCAGCCAATCGCAGTGTGCAGATTGACCTTGTGCCATTGACTGAATTGGGTGCGCACATCGCCGATGCAGACGTGATCAGTAGCTGTAGCGGTAGCATGGATGCGCTCATTACACATGGCATGGTAAAGGCGGCGCTAAAAGCCCGCCGACATCGTCCCATGCTAATGGTTGATTTGGCGGTGCCAAGAGACATTGAGCCGAGTGTAGGCTCGTTTGATGATGTTTATCTATATTCGGTGGACGACCTGCAACACGTCATCGCAGGCAATCTAGAAGAGCGAAAACAAGCCGCCATCGAGGCTGAACTGATGGTCAGTCAGCTGGTGCTGGATATCGAGCATCAGATGCAGGTGCAGACCGCTCGCACTCAGATCACCGCCTATCGACAAACCGCCGAAAACCATAAAGAGCGCTTACTAAATACCGCCTTAGCTCGCCTATCTGATGGCGATGATGCTGCCGAGGTCGTCAAAGAGCTTGCTCGCACGCTGACGCAGACACTGACCCACGCACCCTCTAAGCTAATCCGCCACACTGCCCAAAACAGCGAAGCTGATGTGCTTGAGATGGTGACGCATGCCCTAAATCACGCTTATCGCGACTAGCATTCTTTATTTTCCTCCTCGATTCTGCCAATTATCACGAAACTCAAGCATTTAGTGTGCTTGGCAGTTGATTTTTGCACCCAAGATTGGTACATTGATGCAAAAGTTTGGTGAAACCAAGGAGAAAATGATGCCTGCTTTGAGAGATGATATCGATCCTAATGGACTTTTGGAATATTCAGTGGTCTATACCGACCGCGCACTGAATCACATGTCAAAGGTATTCAAAGAAGTCATGCGTGACTTATCCGTAGAATTAAAATCACTATATAATGCCGATGCAGTCGCCATCGTTCCTGGATCTGGAACGTCTGGCATGGAGTCTGTGGCGCGTGCTTTGGCTAAGGATAAGGACTGCCTGATCATCCGAAATGGTTGGTTTAGCTACCGCTGGACGCAGATTTTGGATGCAACAGGTGTGGCTAAGTCAAGCGAAGTATTCTGTGCAAGCCACACCAATGACGAAAAAGCCGTATTTGCCCCTGCTGATATCGAGGCGGTGACAACAGCGATCCGCAACCAAAAACCTGCCGTGGTGTTTGCTCCGCACGTCGAGACAGCCTCTGGCATGATGCTAAGTGATGAGTATATCCGCGCACTAGGTGAGGCGGTGCACGAGGTGGGCGGACTTTTGGTGATTGACTGCATCGCCTCAGGCTGTATCTGGCTTGACATGAAGGCGGTGGGCATCGATGTGCTGATCAGCGCACCACAAAAGGGTCTATCTAGCACCCCGTGCGCTGGCCTTGTGATGATGTCTGAAGAT
Proteins encoded:
- the ispE gene encoding 4-(cytidine 5'-diphospho)-2-C-methyl-D-erythritol kinase, translated to MMRIFSPAKINLFLHITGVRTDGYHDLQSVFRALDFGDYLEIEPTDGDQLVTLLGADYLTSSLDDNLIVKAAHALAKIHPERTTPITITLDKHIPTGAGLGGGSSNCAATLIALNELWQLGLSTKELIDVGASLGADVPFFIFAHAHRSDAIATGIGEILSSITLPSRAYLLLMPDAHLATAHFFKHAKLSKDSPLMDGLESKQAGFERSLIAPFHNCFEAIAAEDSPSVKDALDYLHSLPSQSTPRMTGTGSAVFLPLSTEDLDHATRWQQGAPCRAIICHSLHDTQG
- a CDS encoding outer membrane lipoprotein LolB, translating into MNTKILLAAAAVAALAGCQTLPKTQPTPTQTINAPIKFSIGGKIGITSVSAEGNQSGTAFYAWTQDAGRFAIDLTGALGIGATSISFDGRTATLTSERTGEISASTPEELLLRTTGWQAPISQLPYWIVGRAAPSDSDHSRDGAGRLLSATNGDWTANFEYKGSIPNRLRITHTDGHRVVMTMAHMQ
- a CDS encoding tetratricopeptide repeat protein encodes the protein MNLLFWTCKHLIKKSRPASSLGVMHIKKTNKKRLALFLCFTLLMSHMHSAQAGVFDPLLKIILPFYKSDEDNKHPTTQDTHSDIAEDDEPVQLADDGNDEYYEPNAADLPSVLFDDTLLADNSELMLGAPDLYALLSAEFSADRGDVETALAIYKAESFKENATAVFERALSLSIEYDTPAESLAFAAAWQAKNPDHTPAWFYVTHLALKARDYNQAVQMLAMILEYDSKADLSLIFGSIFPNNPVDQRELFYALQNIDSINASVAVLRAGLLMRLDEYDASLLYINDALKAEPKNLAFINLKLDILSAANRTDDLWKFLHAKRRLLPKETSLYLYEIRHFINMGNLKDAWQLLLTAHKNTQDPDVILLSGLVGIDIGEYQKAVELLTPLTKNTDFASQAHYYLGIANERLGDLARARYHYERVKNDDFVLDARTKVVGFYLLDNNVSAAMSTLVRLRDEYEIYAADSYILQAEIHLRQGDIQSARDILMTANRQYPDNDRLLFTSYRLLEDDLDDTEKRLIINHLLSLDKHNPNYQLASAKLALIQNPNDEQALATAQSISTIRADDPLYDKDLQLEALIVLSENALVKGDYKTIINLLQAPYDVSLDLDAGILLLRAYQGLGDDDTVQRLLTELQNKYNLNQDSEAPTSTDTQSY
- the hemA gene encoding glutamyl-tRNA reductase, which codes for MKLAVVGVNHKTAPVELREKLSFGQDLSCAIDELKAITDGSVIVSTCNRSEIYVKLPDDAVYDDELEISDAAQRVRAWLAQFKGLNLDDIAPFLYIYEDNRALNHWLRVAAGLDSMILGEPQILGQIRQAAAQSRESGGMGRGFDWLTQQVFAAARAVRRDTKVGAQAVTLGFATAKLVTQIFDEPSRLTFMLVAAGEMNRLVAHNVAALGMGRIIIANRSKERAENLAAELHEMSKAANRSVQIDLVPLTELGAHIADADVISSCSGSMDALITHGMVKAALKARRHRPMLMVDLAVPRDIEPSVGSFDDVYLYSVDDLQHVIAGNLEERKQAAIEAELMVSQLVLDIEHQMQVQTARTQITAYRQTAENHKERLLNTALARLSDGDDAAEVVKELARTLTQTLTHAPSKLIRHTAQNSEADVLEMVTHALNHAYRD
- a CDS encoding aminotransferase class V-fold PLP-dependent enzyme, giving the protein MPALRDDIDPNGLLEYSVVYTDRALNHMSKVFKEVMRDLSVELKSLYNADAVAIVPGSGTSGMESVARALAKDKDCLIIRNGWFSYRWTQILDATGVAKSSEVFCASHTNDEKAVFAPADIEAVTTAIRNQKPAVVFAPHVETASGMMLSDEYIRALGEAVHEVGGLLVIDCIASGCIWLDMKAVGIDVLISAPQKGLSSTPCAGLVMMSEDAREAVLTSTPSSFALDLKAWLNIMTAYENGGHAYYATMPTDGLKQLRDALLEAKAVGYDKLKSAQVELGKGILAVLNDKGIQSVAHPDYQARGVVVCHAPNEAIHKGAAFAEQGLQIAAGTPLQVGEPEGYQSFRIGLFGLDKLTDVDGAITRFKAAADKVFG